A single genomic interval of Lewinellaceae bacterium harbors:
- a CDS encoding HlyD family efflux transporter periplasmic adaptor subunit: MQEYEKIEIRSEDVQEILGTPPGWMARYGTLFAFVVIVVVGWVGFLLKYPDTVESNITVTTTDPPKRLVTESRGRVKKVFASNEQVVSAGEVLIVFDNNASLEDVLTLETAIMAVGNAPSDSALLAFSLPGNVVLGEIKEEMYDFYRRQQDMNQYLSNPYDNLNIQQLNKELGKIQSMIRSDRERWANIDRQIESVEKRLRREEQLSEENLLAEERVSRTREELLSLRRGREGIESSIKSKELDMDGLRSEMSGVRQVTKEGRQESAIALRESFQALQKAVEEWKRKYVISSPIDGIVSFNLESISEQQFVEGNREIGVVVPLKRQKTKGFVQVDMSRSGKIRPGQKVVVRLDSYSYAEYGAIEATVEKKSQVPIDGNIIVEVSFKDDLVTTLGKRIEASREMKGKALIITNDKRFIERVFERVRSRVVPVD, translated from the coding sequence ATGCAGGAATACGAGAAAATTGAAATTCGAAGCGAGGACGTTCAGGAAATCCTGGGCACGCCTCCTGGCTGGATGGCGCGTTACGGAACGCTCTTTGCCTTCGTGGTGATTGTGGTGGTGGGCTGGGTGGGCTTTTTGCTTAAATACCCGGATACGGTCGAGTCGAACATTACCGTTACTACCACTGACCCTCCCAAAAGGCTGGTCACGGAAAGCCGCGGCAGGGTCAAAAAGGTGTTTGCGAGCAACGAACAGGTAGTGTCCGCCGGGGAGGTGTTGATCGTCTTCGACAACAATGCCAGCCTCGAGGATGTCCTCACCCTGGAAACCGCCATCATGGCGGTAGGCAATGCCCCCTCCGATTCGGCCTTGCTGGCTTTTTCTCTTCCGGGAAATGTGGTCCTGGGCGAGATCAAAGAGGAGATGTACGATTTTTACCGCCGCCAGCAGGACATGAACCAGTATCTCTCCAACCCCTATGACAACCTCAACATCCAACAGCTCAATAAAGAACTGGGTAAAATCCAGAGCATGATCCGCAGCGACCGGGAGCGGTGGGCCAACATTGACCGGCAGATCGAATCGGTGGAAAAGCGGCTTCGCCGGGAAGAACAACTTTCCGAAGAGAACCTGCTGGCCGAAGAGCGGGTTTCCCGCACCCGGGAAGAACTGCTGAGCCTGCGGCGGGGCAGGGAAGGCATTGAATCCTCCATCAAAAGCAAGGAACTGGATATGGACGGCCTCCGTTCCGAAATGAGCGGTGTCCGGCAGGTGACCAAAGAGGGACGGCAGGAATCGGCCATTGCTCTGCGGGAAAGCTTTCAGGCGTTGCAAAAAGCCGTCGAAGAATGGAAGCGGAAGTACGTGATCAGTTCTCCCATCGACGGAATCGTTTCTTTCAACCTGGAGAGCATCAGTGAACAGCAGTTTGTGGAAGGAAACCGGGAGATCGGCGTGGTCGTGCCCCTGAAACGGCAAAAAACCAAAGGTTTTGTGCAGGTCGATATGTCCCGCTCAGGCAAGATTCGCCCCGGGCAGAAAGTGGTCGTCAGGCTGGACAGTTATTCCTACGCCGAATACGGGGCAATCGAAGCCACCGTGGAAAAGAAAAGCCAGGTGCCCATCGACGGCAACATCATCGTTGAAGTGAGCTTTAAAGATGACCTGGTAACCACCCTGGGCAAAAGGATAGAAGCCTCCCGCGAGATGAAGGGCAAAGCCCTTATCATCACCAACGACAAACGGTTCATCGAACGGGTGTTCGAGCGGGTGCGCAGCAGGGTGGTTCCGGTTGACTGA
- a CDS encoding AAA family ATPase — MAFKFSIPFYAFQLHFQPGASLLAPLADNTVLRLGQPLRLVAEQYAEALQRKVINRGQLRELLHAYQKGDFHKSSLEVQFEEARDKVSYPAFSLEFPYFFSFQEKGAWGVVPTLGIEAFAADEETLEQRLEEAIRLDFTRKRRLNAVQDILAAIWFRSIELQQQEIRLQAPAPKEMESLKNQQEEKLLPKVANLLDIKRQAVYGQEEQMAQLVRALKGKFNRNVLLVGPSGSGKTALVWELSRQQKKRRIKSLIWETTASTLIKELMKDTGWQENLSLLCQELSANGSILFIRNLMELFEVGKYEGNEVSMADFLRPFISRGEINVISECTEEELAQIEIKSPNYISFFQAIHIKEPEGRQLEQIILKKVMDIASVRSVGIEEEAIREIIRLNRRFTPYAGMPGKPIRFLESLLINKSSSSGPPGDNFHISRGEVIHQFCEETGMPRFMVDPALPMDAKAVKSSFNSKVFGQEAAVERVIDVLAAVKTALTRTGKPIASLLFVGPTGVGKTELAKILAEFMFGSRERIARFDMSEFATPYAVARLVGTSYFSDGLLTSAIRREPFSVLLFDEVEKAHPTFFDLLLQVLSEGRLTDARGKLANFCSAIIIMTSNIGAQTLVSNPIGWIQGTNKELVKEHFLSEVQKYFRPELFNRIDQVIPFAPLDSFTVRFVVEREIALLRQREGIKFRRINLNIGEEVLEFLARKGYDGKYGARQLQRTIREELAVPLARVLNTEDFDDQLEITATVREGKVQIGSVSDPLGLELLLEEYTKISHADHASALRRQAEQMKEGHFYVRLLSELDMLERKKRKAKQRFWSNRRQSGRYAYYLETRQHVDELNRQIEELEMKLALSCLGAGPYEPAWTDELEQWEHAFFQLKMEVYTRLHPKANSCQLALYGSNPLPAVDFYVQLFQHKSFSFQAQSVWFRESFYNEETIDVSGSAVRKKKREAYLKHPWHPDHSAWPEPEKPGDVLWGVEFSVTGPCSFLFLKGEEGAQQWMRESGAPAPYVVMVENEPFSTPQKLHRKDFYARQAFRRLIGQAAVRDTVYKINREYNKTALLSLIMEKMEEIFRINLDLEIL; from the coding sequence ATGGCATTCAAATTTTCTATTCCTTTTTACGCTTTTCAATTGCATTTCCAACCGGGCGCCAGCCTGCTCGCTCCGCTGGCGGACAACACCGTCCTGCGCCTGGGGCAGCCCCTGCGGCTCGTCGCCGAGCAATATGCGGAGGCCCTCCAACGCAAGGTTATCAACCGCGGGCAATTGAGGGAGTTGCTCCATGCCTATCAAAAAGGAGACTTTCACAAAAGCAGCCTGGAAGTTCAATTTGAAGAAGCCCGGGACAAGGTCAGCTATCCGGCTTTCAGCCTCGAGTTCCCCTATTTTTTCAGCTTCCAGGAAAAAGGGGCCTGGGGCGTGGTCCCCACCCTGGGCATCGAGGCTTTTGCCGCCGATGAGGAAACCCTGGAGCAACGGCTGGAGGAAGCCATTCGCCTCGATTTTACCCGCAAAAGGAGGTTGAATGCCGTACAGGATATCCTGGCTGCAATATGGTTTAGAAGCATAGAACTTCAGCAGCAGGAAATCCGCCTTCAGGCCCCGGCCCCCAAAGAGATGGAAAGCCTGAAAAACCAGCAGGAGGAAAAGCTCCTTCCCAAGGTAGCTAATCTGCTGGACATCAAACGGCAGGCTGTTTACGGGCAGGAAGAGCAAATGGCACAACTGGTGAGGGCGCTGAAGGGGAAATTTAACCGCAACGTATTGCTGGTCGGCCCTTCCGGCAGCGGCAAGACCGCCCTGGTCTGGGAATTGTCCCGCCAGCAGAAAAAAAGGCGCATCAAATCCCTGATTTGGGAGACTACGGCCTCTACGCTGATCAAGGAATTGATGAAGGATACCGGCTGGCAGGAAAACCTTTCGCTGCTGTGCCAGGAATTATCGGCGAATGGCAGCATCCTTTTTATCCGCAACCTGATGGAGCTTTTCGAAGTGGGCAAATACGAAGGCAATGAGGTGAGCATGGCCGACTTTCTGCGCCCCTTCATCAGCCGGGGAGAGATCAATGTCATTTCCGAATGCACGGAAGAAGAACTGGCGCAGATCGAAATAAAAAGCCCCAATTACATCTCTTTCTTTCAGGCCATCCACATCAAAGAGCCTGAGGGCAGGCAACTGGAGCAGATCATCCTGAAAAAGGTAATGGACATTGCCAGCGTGAGGAGCGTCGGCATTGAAGAAGAAGCCATCCGGGAGATCATCCGCCTCAACCGGCGCTTTACGCCCTATGCCGGCATGCCCGGGAAGCCCATCCGCTTTCTGGAAAGCCTGCTCATCAACAAAAGCAGTTCTTCCGGCCCGCCCGGCGATAATTTTCACATATCCAGGGGGGAGGTCATCCATCAGTTTTGCGAAGAGACGGGAATGCCCAGGTTCATGGTCGACCCCGCCCTGCCTATGGACGCGAAGGCGGTAAAAAGCAGTTTCAACAGCAAAGTATTTGGCCAGGAAGCGGCTGTAGAAAGGGTAATTGACGTACTGGCTGCTGTGAAAACGGCCTTGACCCGAACCGGCAAGCCCATTGCTTCTTTGCTTTTTGTGGGCCCCACCGGGGTGGGCAAAACCGAGCTGGCAAAGATACTGGCGGAATTCATGTTCGGCAGCCGGGAACGCATCGCCCGTTTCGACATGAGCGAATTTGCCACCCCTTACGCCGTGGCGCGGCTGGTGGGCACCAGCTATTTTTCCGATGGCCTGCTTACCTCCGCCATCCGCCGCGAACCCTTTAGCGTCCTTCTTTTTGATGAAGTTGAAAAGGCTCATCCCACGTTCTTCGACCTGCTGCTGCAGGTGCTCAGCGAAGGCCGGCTAACGGACGCCCGGGGAAAACTGGCCAATTTTTGCAGCGCCATCATCATCATGACTTCCAACATTGGCGCGCAAACTCTTGTCTCCAACCCCATCGGATGGATTCAGGGCACGAATAAGGAATTGGTCAAGGAGCATTTTCTGTCCGAGGTGCAAAAGTACTTCCGCCCGGAGCTCTTCAACCGCATCGATCAGGTCATACCATTTGCCCCGTTGGATAGTTTTACCGTAAGGTTTGTCGTAGAACGGGAAATTGCCCTGCTGCGCCAGCGGGAAGGCATAAAGTTCAGGCGCATCAACCTCAACATCGGCGAAGAAGTCCTGGAATTCCTTGCCCGAAAAGGCTACGACGGAAAATACGGCGCCCGCCAACTCCAACGGACGATCCGGGAGGAACTGGCCGTCCCCTTGGCCAGAGTATTAAATACGGAGGATTTTGACGACCAACTGGAGATTACCGCCACGGTAAGGGAAGGCAAAGTGCAGATTGGATCAGTATCCGACCCGCTGGGGCTGGAGCTGCTGCTGGAAGAATATACCAAGATCAGCCATGCCGACCACGCCAGCGCGTTGCGGCGCCAGGCAGAACAGATGAAGGAGGGGCATTTTTACGTAAGGCTTTTAAGCGAACTGGATATGCTGGAAAGAAAAAAACGGAAAGCCAAACAGCGGTTCTGGAGCAACCGGAGGCAATCTGGCCGGTATGCTTATTATCTGGAAACCCGCCAGCACGTTGATGAACTGAACCGGCAGATCGAAGAACTGGAGATGAAGCTGGCCCTGTCCTGCCTGGGCGCCGGCCCTTATGAGCCGGCATGGACCGACGAGCTGGAGCAGTGGGAGCATGCCTTTTTTCAACTCAAAATGGAAGTATACACCCGCCTGCACCCCAAGGCCAACAGTTGCCAGTTGGCTCTTTACGGTTCCAACCCCCTTCCGGCCGTCGATTTTTACGTGCAACTTTTTCAACATAAGTCATTTTCCTTTCAGGCTCAAAGCGTGTGGTTCAGAGAAAGCTTTTACAACGAAGAAACCATCGACGTGTCAGGCAGCGCAGTCAGGAAGAAGAAGAGAGAGGCGTACCTCAAACACCCCTGGCACCCTGATCATTCAGCCTGGCCAGAACCCGAAAAACCGGGGGATGTGCTGTGGGGAGTGGAATTCTCGGTAACCGGCCCCTGTTCCTTCCTGTTCCTCAAGGGGGAGGAGGGCGCGCAGCAATGGATGCGGGAAAGCGGAGCGCCCGCCCCTTACGTGGTAATGGTAGAGAACGAACCCTTCTCCACTCCCCAAAAACTGCACCGGAAAGATTTTTACGCCCGGCAGGCTTTCCGCCGGTTGATAGGCCAGGCGGCAGTCAGGGACACCGTATATAAAATAAACCGGGAGTACAACAAAACAGCCTTGCTCAGCCTTATTATGGAGAAAATGGAAGAAATTTTCCGAATCAACCTGGACTTAGAAATCCTGTAA
- a CDS encoding S8 family serine peptidase, with the protein MKHSLLLLLGLLLAPIFKLDAQETDSTYKYYWVAFTDKAGSPYQLDQPEAFLSERSVARRKKWNIPVTEQDFPPNPRYLDSLKELGAAIHHRSRWLNAATILIPEEKTIEVADLPFVEKVEYVGFPYEERERRKPNIRIDTLLSKQLEGQPYGYATRQIQLLNGDSLHQMGYTGEGIWLAVLDGGFIGVGESPFFDSLQAAGRLLLARDFVDGDLDVFESSTHGTRVLSTMGANVPGVMVGTAPGATYACIKTEDTRGEYRIEECHWVAGLEYADSLGADVVNSSLGYTTFNDRQMNYQFKDLDGKTSVASQAADIAFGKGMIVVNSAGNEGNSSWKHIGAPADARLALSVGAIDFSGERASFSSLGPTADERIKPDVAAPGAWVTVADPFAFQVSIGSGTSFASPILAGLVACLWEAFPEKSNAEIVDAIKKSASRAGSPDVELGYGIPNFGKAYRLLMDEMAVEPPVVLPAGQLEEK; encoded by the coding sequence ATGAAACATTCACTTTTGCTGTTGCTGGGCCTGTTGCTGGCTCCCATTTTTAAGCTGGACGCCCAGGAAACGGACAGCACCTACAAATATTATTGGGTAGCCTTCACCGACAAGGCAGGCAGCCCTTATCAACTGGATCAACCGGAAGCTTTCCTGTCGGAACGGTCGGTTGCCCGCCGGAAAAAATGGAATATTCCAGTCACGGAACAGGATTTCCCTCCCAACCCCCGCTACCTGGATTCCCTGAAGGAACTGGGCGCGGCGATCCATCACCGCTCGCGGTGGCTCAATGCGGCTACGATCCTCATCCCCGAAGAAAAAACAATTGAAGTAGCCGATCTTCCTTTTGTAGAAAAAGTAGAATACGTGGGCTTTCCCTACGAGGAAAGAGAAAGGCGGAAACCCAACATCAGGATCGACACGCTGCTCAGCAAGCAACTGGAGGGGCAGCCCTATGGCTACGCCACCCGGCAGATACAGTTGCTCAACGGAGACAGCCTCCATCAGATGGGATATACCGGCGAGGGGATCTGGCTTGCCGTTCTCGACGGAGGTTTCATCGGCGTAGGCGAGAGCCCCTTTTTCGACAGCCTGCAGGCGGCCGGCCGCCTGCTCCTCGCCCGCGACTTTGTGGATGGCGACCTGGATGTATTCGAATCCAGCACTCATGGCACGCGGGTGCTTTCCACTATGGGCGCCAATGTGCCGGGCGTTATGGTCGGCACTGCGCCGGGGGCCACCTACGCCTGCATTAAAACCGAAGACACCAGAGGCGAGTACCGCATCGAGGAATGCCATTGGGTGGCCGGCCTGGAATATGCCGACAGCCTGGGCGCCGATGTCGTCAATTCTTCTTTGGGGTACACCACCTTCAATGACCGGCAGATGAACTACCAGTTTAAAGACCTGGACGGGAAGACCTCTGTGGCAAGCCAGGCCGCAGATATCGCTTTCGGCAAGGGGATGATCGTCGTCAACAGCGCCGGCAACGAAGGCAACTCCAGCTGGAAACACATCGGCGCTCCTGCCGACGCCCGGCTGGCCTTATCCGTCGGCGCCATCGACTTCTCGGGCGAGCGGGCTTCGTTCAGCTCCCTGGGCCCTACCGCCGACGAACGGATCAAACCGGACGTGGCTGCTCCGGGCGCCTGGGTCACGGTAGCCGACCCTTTCGCTTTTCAGGTCAGCATCGGTTCGGGCACCTCGTTTGCCTCCCCCATCCTGGCGGGGCTGGTGGCCTGCCTGTGGGAAGCTTTTCCGGAAAAAAGCAATGCAGAAATAGTCGATGCCATTAAGAAGAGCGCCTCCCGGGCCGGGTCGCCGGATGTCGAGCTGGGCTATGGCATTCCCAATTTCGGGAAGGCCTACCGGTTGTTGATGGATGAGATGGCAGTGGAACCGCCCGTGGTTTTGCCGGCAGGCCAACTGGAAGAGAAATAG
- a CDS encoding SDR family oxidoreductase encodes MAVEILANKNVLIVGATGGIGSEAARLIKNGQANVFLTGRNKEKLAQVAKKNDIPEKQTFTLDITNAQAVENLATTIHQQIGQLDILINAAGIGYLNPLEETDPENFARLLDVNLKGAFHLMRYFLPPMKAAKKGLVINIPGVLGKAPMAGAAAYAASKYGLNGMVKSIREELKRTEVRITNLYLGGVDSEFWDNIDMRVNRDKFINAKDAGRAIWFLCQQPASGVVSEMVIQPFNHQAI; translated from the coding sequence ATGGCTGTTGAAATCCTTGCCAATAAAAACGTCCTGATCGTCGGCGCCACCGGCGGCATCGGGTCCGAAGCGGCCCGGCTGATTAAAAACGGGCAGGCCAATGTCTTCCTTACCGGCCGCAACAAAGAAAAACTCGCGCAGGTGGCTAAAAAGAATGATATCCCCGAAAAGCAAACCTTTACACTGGACATCACCAACGCCCAGGCAGTGGAAAACCTGGCCACAACGATCCACCAGCAGATCGGGCAGCTGGATATCCTGATCAATGCCGCCGGCATCGGATACCTGAACCCCCTGGAAGAAACGGATCCCGAAAATTTCGCACGGCTTCTCGACGTCAACCTCAAAGGCGCATTCCACCTGATGCGGTATTTCCTCCCTCCAATGAAAGCGGCCAAAAAAGGGCTGGTTATCAATATTCCGGGCGTATTGGGCAAAGCGCCTATGGCGGGCGCGGCTGCTTACGCCGCTTCCAAATACGGCCTCAACGGAATGGTCAAGTCGATTCGGGAAGAACTGAAACGGACTGAAGTGCGCATCACCAACCTCTACCTGGGCGGCGTGGACTCCGAATTCTGGGATAACATCGACATGCGCGTCAACCGGGACAAATTCATCAACGCAAAGGATGCCGGAAGGGCAATTTGGTTCCTTTGCCAACAACCTGCTTCCGGGGTCGTCTCCGAAATGGTCATTCAGCCGTTCAACCACCAGGCCATTTAG
- a CDS encoding AAA family ATPase, with translation MRIFLIGFMGSGKTYAGRRLAQQAGLPFVDLDEWIEAKEGKSIRAVFEEKGEAWFREAERDALREMARFQDVIVSCGGGTPCFHGNIRWMNERGVTIYLRAPSELLARRLSHQQARRPLLRGVESLEGFIRSKLEEREPYYMESSIVYEQKEVEEPVAENLLRHFQNLIGH, from the coding sequence ATGCGAATATTCCTGATCGGCTTTATGGGCAGCGGCAAGACTTATGCGGGCCGGCGGCTGGCGCAACAGGCGGGGTTGCCATTCGTCGACCTCGACGAATGGATCGAGGCGAAAGAAGGGAAAAGCATCCGGGCTGTTTTTGAAGAAAAAGGAGAAGCCTGGTTTCGCGAAGCCGAGCGCGATGCCTTGCGGGAAATGGCGCGGTTTCAGGATGTGATCGTTTCCTGCGGAGGCGGCACGCCCTGCTTTCACGGCAACATCCGCTGGATGAACGAACGGGGCGTGACCATATATTTGCGGGCCCCGTCCGAGTTGCTTGCCCGCCGCCTCTCCCATCAGCAAGCCCGGCGCCCGCTGCTCAGGGGAGTAGAAAGCCTGGAAGGCTTCATCCGGTCGAAACTCGAGGAGCGGGAACCGTATTATATGGAGTCGAGCATCGTTTATGAACAAAAAGAAGTTGAAGAGCCGGTAGCGGAAAACCTGCTCCGGCATTTTCAGAACCTCATTGGGCATTAA
- the folE gene encoding GTP cyclohydrolase I FolE: MINSNYEANGRAPYHFNGSSNGYAEAYTDEIGAQHVGTSYDTPMKPDAFELPDAEKMKQIEGHFREIMDVLGLDLADDSLRGTPKRVAKMFVQEIFSGLNPDNKPRISLFDNKFQYRQMLVEKGIRVQSFCEHHFLPIYGRAHIAYIANGKVIGLSKLNRIVEYYARRPQVQERLTVQIANELKKALGTDDVAVYIDAKHMCVEMRGVQHEHSSTVTTEYSGKFLNENTCAEFLQAIR, encoded by the coding sequence ATGATCAATTCAAATTATGAGGCCAACGGCAGAGCTCCCTATCATTTCAATGGCAGCTCCAATGGCTATGCTGAAGCATACACCGACGAGATCGGGGCCCAGCACGTCGGCACCTCCTATGATACTCCGATGAAGCCGGATGCCTTTGAACTGCCGGATGCGGAGAAGATGAAGCAGATTGAAGGCCATTTCCGGGAGATTATGGATGTCCTTGGCCTCGACCTCGCCGACGACTCTCTTCGCGGCACGCCCAAACGCGTGGCCAAGATGTTTGTCCAGGAGATATTCTCCGGGCTAAACCCGGACAATAAGCCCAGGATTTCTCTGTTCGACAACAAATTCCAGTACCGCCAGATGCTGGTGGAAAAAGGCATCCGGGTCCAATCTTTCTGCGAACACCACTTCCTTCCGATTTACGGGCGGGCGCACATTGCCTACATCGCAAATGGCAAGGTAATCGGCCTTTCCAAGCTCAACCGCATTGTGGAATACTACGCACGCCGCCCCCAGGTGCAGGAACGGCTGACCGTGCAGATCGCCAACGAACTGAAGAAGGCATTGGGAACCGATGACGTAGCCGTCTACATCGACGCCAAACACATGTGCGTGGAAATGAGGGGGGTACAGCACGAACACAGCAGCACCGTCACCACGGAATACAGTGGAAAATTCCTCAATGAAAACACGTGTGCAGAATTCCTGCAGGCCATCCGATAA
- the lpdA gene encoding dihydrolipoyl dehydrogenase, with product MDKFDLIVIGSGPGGYVAAIRASQLGMKVAVVERESLGGICLNWGCIPTKALLKSAQVFEYIQHAQDYGINVDKASPNFEGMIKRSRGVADGMSKGINFLFRKNKITVIDGNGKVARGKKVEVTDAEGKTKEYSAEHIIIATGGRAKELPSLPIDGKNVIEYRKAMSLEKQPKKMVVVGAGAIGVEFAYFYHSIGTEVTVVEFLEQGLVPREDPDISKELGKIYKKKGIEVLGNTSVESVDTKGRGCKVMAKNRKTGETQEIKCDIVLSAAGVTPNTENIGLEALGIETDRGMIKVNEYYQTNVAGIYAIGDVVPGPALAHVASAEGIICVEKIAGMNPHPLDYNNIPSCTYCSPEVASVGYTEQAAKDAGYEVKVGRFPFSASGKASAAGAKEGFVKVIFDAKYGEFLGAHMVGYNVTEMIAEVVAARKLETTGHEIIKTVHPHPTMSEAVMEAAAAAYGEVIHL from the coding sequence ATGGACAAATTTGACCTCATTGTTATTGGGAGCGGCCCCGGCGGTTACGTTGCGGCTATCCGTGCCTCTCAGCTGGGAATGAAAGTTGCCGTTGTTGAGCGGGAATCGCTGGGCGGCATCTGCCTGAACTGGGGCTGTATTCCTACCAAGGCGCTGTTGAAAAGCGCTCAGGTTTTCGAATACATACAACATGCCCAGGATTATGGCATAAACGTAGACAAAGCGTCTCCCAATTTTGAAGGAATGATCAAGCGAAGCCGCGGCGTAGCCGATGGCATGAGCAAAGGCATCAATTTTCTGTTCCGCAAAAATAAGATCACCGTCATTGACGGGAACGGGAAAGTAGCCCGGGGCAAAAAAGTGGAAGTGACCGACGCTGAAGGCAAGACAAAAGAGTACAGCGCCGAGCACATCATCATTGCCACCGGCGGCAGGGCAAAGGAACTGCCCAGCCTGCCGATTGACGGAAAAAATGTGATCGAATACCGCAAGGCCATGAGCCTGGAAAAACAACCCAAGAAGATGGTCGTGGTCGGCGCAGGGGCTATCGGAGTTGAGTTCGCTTATTTTTACCATTCCATAGGCACCGAAGTAACGGTTGTGGAATTTCTGGAGCAGGGCCTGGTTCCCCGCGAAGACCCCGATATTTCCAAAGAGCTGGGGAAAATCTACAAAAAGAAGGGCATCGAAGTATTGGGCAATACTTCTGTAGAATCGGTGGATACCAAAGGCCGCGGCTGCAAAGTGATGGCCAAGAACCGCAAAACAGGCGAAACCCAGGAGATCAAATGCGACATCGTCCTTTCCGCCGCCGGCGTGACGCCCAATACCGAGAATATCGGCCTGGAGGCGCTGGGCATTGAAACCGACCGGGGCATGATCAAAGTCAACGAATATTACCAGACCAACGTAGCCGGCATCTACGCAATCGGAGACGTGGTGCCCGGCCCGGCCCTGGCTCATGTGGCAAGCGCTGAAGGGATCATTTGCGTAGAAAAGATCGCGGGCATGAACCCGCACCCCCTTGATTACAACAACATCCCATCCTGTACGTACTGCAGCCCCGAGGTGGCTTCGGTAGGATACACCGAACAAGCGGCCAAGGACGCCGGGTATGAGGTCAAAGTGGGCAGGTTTCCCTTTTCAGCTTCCGGCAAGGCCAGCGCCGCCGGCGCCAAGGAAGGGTTTGTTAAAGTGATCTTCGACGCCAAATACGGGGAGTTCCTCGGCGCGCACATGGTCGGTTACAACGTCACCGAAATGATCGCGGAAGTGGTTGCCGCCCGCAAGCTGGAAACCACCGGCCACGAGATCATCAAGACGGTCCACCCCCACCCCACCATGAGCGAAGCGGTGATGGAGGCTGCCGCGGCGGCTTACGGCGAGGTGATCCACTTGTAG
- the gdhA gene encoding NADP-specific glutamate dehydrogenase: MTLTKTSKLKVDRFMEWLMQRTPNEPEFHQAVSEVARTAIPYIEANKKYQGYSLMERLTEPDRVMSFRVTWMDDRGRVQVNRGYRVQFNNAIGPYKGGLRFHPTVDLGVLKFLGFEQIFKNSLTGLPMGGAKGGSDFDPKGKSDAEVMRFCQSFMQELHRYIGPDTDVPAGDIGVGGREIGFLYGMYKKLRNEHTGTITGKGPQYGGSLIRPEATGYGTVFFVEEMLKRQGETLKGKVVAISGSGNVAQYAAEKAIQRGARVVTLSDSSGTVYDRQGITQEKLGWLMELKNVRRGRIKEYADEFGALYIPNGKPWSIQCDIALPCATQNELDEDDARELIKNGCIAVAEGANMPSTPEAVHLLQQSNVLFGPGKAANAGGVAVSGLEMSQNSLRLSWTREEVEKRLKDIMVNIHEQCALYGSDENGNIDYVAGANTAGFVKIADAVIAQGII, translated from the coding sequence ATGACCCTAACCAAAACATCAAAATTAAAGGTGGACCGGTTTATGGAATGGCTGATGCAGCGCACTCCCAACGAACCGGAATTCCATCAGGCCGTCAGTGAAGTGGCGCGCACTGCTATCCCTTACATTGAAGCCAACAAAAAATATCAGGGATACAGCCTGATGGAAAGGCTCACTGAACCCGACCGGGTTATGTCGTTTCGGGTAACCTGGATGGACGACCGGGGCCGCGTTCAAGTCAACCGCGGGTACCGGGTTCAATTCAACAACGCCATCGGGCCGTACAAAGGAGGCCTTCGTTTCCATCCGACGGTCGATCTCGGCGTGCTGAAATTCCTTGGGTTTGAACAGATTTTCAAAAACAGCCTGACCGGCCTGCCCATGGGCGGCGCCAAAGGCGGGTCTGACTTCGACCCCAAGGGAAAATCCGACGCTGAGGTCATGCGTTTCTGCCAGTCCTTTATGCAGGAACTTCACCGCTACATCGGGCCGGATACCGACGTTCCGGCCGGAGACATCGGCGTGGGCGGCCGCGAAATCGGTTTCCTCTATGGCATGTACAAGAAGCTGAGAAACGAACACACCGGCACGATCACCGGCAAAGGGCCGCAATACGGGGGCAGCCTGATTCGCCCTGAGGCCACCGGTTACGGGACGGTTTTCTTTGTAGAAGAAATGCTCAAACGGCAGGGAGAAACACTGAAGGGCAAGGTAGTTGCCATTTCCGGTTCCGGAAACGTCGCCCAGTATGCTGCCGAAAAGGCTATTCAGCGAGGCGCCAGAGTCGTTACCCTTTCCGACTCCTCCGGCACGGTGTACGACCGCCAGGGCATAACTCAGGAAAAATTAGGGTGGCTGATGGAACTCAAAAACGTTCGCCGTGGCCGGATCAAAGAGTATGCCGACGAGTTCGGAGCGCTCTACATCCCCAACGGCAAGCCCTGGAGCATACAGTGCGATATCGCGCTGCCCTGCGCCACCCAGAACGAACTGGATGAAGACGATGCCCGCGAACTGATTAAAAACGGCTGCATAGCCGTTGCCGAAGGCGCCAACATGCCGTCTACCCCCGAAGCCGTTCACCTGTTGCAGCAATCCAATGTCCTCTTCGGGCCGGGTAAAGCTGCCAACGCCGGCGGGGTAGCCGTTTCCGGGTTGGAAATGTCTCAGAACAGCCTCCGGCTTTCCTGGACACGCGAAGAGGTGGAGAAGCGCCTGAAAGACATCATGGTCAATATTCACGAGCAGTGCGCCCTCTACGGCTCTGATGAGAATGGCAACATTGACTACGTAGCAGGCGCCAACACCGCCGGCTTTGTCAAGATTGCCGACGCCGTCATTGCTCAGGGGATTATTTAG